One Actinomadura viridis genomic region harbors:
- a CDS encoding AfsR/SARP family transcriptional regulator: MTVEDRRVPIRSTKQRILLASLLLNANRLVTIDELIDRLWADPPSDARGTAQAHLGRLRRTLSGAGAPPRLIRTDPHGYVIEVAEEQLDLARFAGLIDRARREADGRREIVVLREALALWHGRPLSNVPSDHLQRTDVPRLVEQRLQAAERRFELELDLGEGEDVIGELQELVNAEPFRERFWALLMTALYRQGRQQEALECYRACAAILREEIGLDPGQELRDLHQAILRRSREIAGPRPRRERTIPATRWEARPGSPCQLPPEIGDFVGRAAELRQIVDHFVSRRSSTVPIVAVVGFPGVGKTALAVKAAHTLRGEFPGGQLYVQLGGSTGRPRDLRDALADLLTGLGEPGSRRSDLEGHAAMLRERLADRQILLVVDDVADVRQARAVLPGTHGCGVLLTSRQRLVDLPGVERVRPGPFPPSEALAFLERLLGAGRIQRERPVAEEIARLCGYLPLALRIVGARSALRPSCPLAALAASLRDEDRRLDELATRDLQMRTVLDASYAALDPAARTLLRRLAALRGAEFADGTALALAGGDGIRILDRLVEANLVEPADSGGGEPRYRLHELAAIHARQQPDPDAR; this comes from the coding sequence GTGACCGTGGAGGACAGGCGCGTTCCGATCCGCTCGACCAAGCAGCGCATCCTGCTCGCGTCACTGCTCCTGAACGCCAACCGCCTCGTCACCATCGACGAGCTGATCGACCGGCTCTGGGCGGACCCGCCCAGCGACGCGCGGGGCACCGCCCAGGCGCATCTGGGACGGCTGCGCCGCACCCTGAGCGGCGCGGGCGCCCCGCCTCGGCTGATCCGCACCGACCCGCACGGCTACGTCATCGAGGTGGCGGAGGAACAGCTGGACCTCGCGCGGTTCGCGGGCCTGATCGACCGGGCGAGGCGGGAGGCCGACGGCCGCCGCGAGATCGTCGTGCTCAGGGAGGCGCTCGCCCTGTGGCACGGCCGTCCGCTCAGCAACGTCCCGTCCGACCATCTGCAGCGCACCGACGTCCCGCGGCTGGTCGAGCAGCGGCTGCAGGCGGCCGAACGGCGTTTCGAGCTGGAGCTGGACCTGGGCGAAGGGGAGGACGTGATCGGTGAGCTCCAGGAACTGGTCAACGCCGAGCCCTTCCGCGAGCGGTTCTGGGCGCTGCTGATGACGGCCCTGTACCGGCAGGGACGGCAGCAGGAGGCACTGGAGTGCTACCGCGCGTGCGCCGCCATCCTGCGGGAGGAGATCGGGCTCGATCCGGGCCAGGAGCTTCGCGACCTCCACCAGGCGATCCTGCGGCGGTCCCGGGAGATCGCGGGCCCTCGGCCGCGCCGCGAGCGTACGATCCCCGCGACCCGGTGGGAGGCCCGGCCGGGCTCTCCCTGCCAGCTTCCCCCCGAGATCGGCGACTTCGTGGGCCGGGCGGCGGAGCTGCGGCAGATCGTCGACCACTTCGTCTCCCGCCGCTCCTCCACCGTCCCGATCGTCGCCGTCGTGGGGTTCCCCGGCGTCGGCAAGACGGCGCTCGCGGTGAAGGCCGCCCACACGCTGCGGGGGGAGTTCCCCGGAGGGCAGCTGTACGTCCAGCTGGGCGGCTCGACCGGGCGGCCCCGGGACCTGCGGGACGCGCTCGCCGACCTGCTGACCGGCCTCGGCGAACCGGGCAGCCGCCGCAGCGACCTGGAGGGCCACGCCGCCATGCTGCGGGAACGCCTGGCCGACCGGCAGATCCTGCTCGTCGTCGACGACGTCGCCGACGTGCGCCAGGCCAGGGCCGTGCTGCCGGGCACGCACGGCTGCGGGGTCCTGCTGACGAGCCGGCAGCGGCTGGTCGATCTGCCCGGCGTCGAACGGGTCAGGCCCGGGCCGTTCCCCCCGTCCGAGGCGCTCGCCTTCCTCGAACGGCTCCTCGGCGCCGGGCGGATCCAGCGGGAACGGCCCGTCGCCGAGGAGATCGCCCGGCTGTGCGGGTACCTGCCCCTCGCGCTGCGGATCGTGGGGGCCCGTTCGGCGCTCCGGCCGTCCTGCCCCCTGGCCGCTCTCGCCGCGTCGCTGCGGGACGAGGACCGGAGGCTGGACGAGCTCGCCACCCGGGACCTCCAGATGCGCACCGTCCTGGACGCCAGTTACGCGGCCCTGGACCCCGCGGCCCGGACGCTGCTGCGCCGCCTCGCCGCGCTGCGCGGCGCCGAGTTCGCCGACGGCACCGCGCTGGCCCTGGCCGGCGGCGACGGCATCCGGATCCTGGACCGCCTGGTCGAGGCCAACCTGGTCGAGCCCGCCGACTCCGGCGGCGGCGAGCCCCGCTACCGGCTGCACGAACTGGCCGCCATCCACGCCCGCCAGCAGCCCGACCCGGACGCACGTTGA
- a CDS encoding cupin domain-containing protein has protein sequence MNRPRTPLELFKVAASDVPAYHRLGGATRVLLEQSSALTSAGFMALLDLEPGECVTEHYHPYSDEHVYIANGEIVALVNDDEVVLNAREAVLIRRGSRHRYENRGDRPATAVLFLGPLAPRADLGHVETERAPRPQAAPPRVGDAP, from the coding sequence GTGAACCGTCCACGAACCCCTCTCGAACTCTTCAAGGTGGCCGCCTCGGACGTGCCGGCCTACCACCGGCTGGGAGGCGCCACGCGGGTGCTCCTCGAACAGAGCTCGGCCCTGACGTCGGCCGGCTTCATGGCGCTGCTCGACCTCGAACCCGGCGAGTGCGTCACCGAGCACTACCACCCGTACTCCGACGAGCACGTCTACATCGCGAACGGCGAGATCGTCGCGCTCGTCAACGACGACGAGGTGGTCCTCAACGCCCGGGAGGCGGTCCTGATCCGCCGGGGCTCCCGGCACCGGTACGAGAACCGCGGCGACCGTCCCGCGACCGCGGTGCTGTTCCTCGGGCCGCTGGCGCCGCGGGCGGACCTCGGGCACGTGGAGACCGAGCGGGCGCCGCGGCCCCAGGCGGCCCCACCGAGAGTCGGGGACGCCCCGTGA
- a CDS encoding beta-ketoacyl-[acyl-carrier-protein] synthase family protein codes for MTRRVAITGIGVLAPGAPGTKGFWETVSGGRPTFRTITAFDPSRYRSRVAAEIDFDPGRYGLTPRQVRRMDRAAQFAVVTAREALAASGRDPGELDPARTGVSVGSAVGCTVSLEREYSVVSDSGRLPVVDPAYASPHLPDYLVPASLAREVAWDVGAEGPACVVSTGCTSGLDAVAHGVEIIREGGADVMLAGASDAPISPITVACFDAIKATSPDNHDPEHACRPFDATRSGFVLGEGAAMLVLEDLDAARARGAHVHAEIRGFASRCNAYHMTGLRPDGAEMAAAIEAALAEARVPAEGVDYVNAHGSGTRQNDRHETAAFKRALGGHAYRVPVSSIKSVVGHSLGAIGAIEVAASALAIDHGLVPPTANLRHADPECDLDYVPVTAREQRTGTVLTVGSGFGGFQSAMVLSAPGRWRR; via the coding sequence GTGACCCGTCGCGTGGCCATCACCGGCATCGGTGTCCTGGCCCCGGGCGCCCCGGGCACGAAGGGGTTCTGGGAGACCGTCTCCGGAGGGAGGCCCACCTTCCGCACGATCACCGCGTTCGACCCGTCGCGGTACCGGTCCCGGGTGGCGGCCGAGATCGACTTCGATCCGGGACGGTACGGGCTGACGCCGCGGCAGGTGCGCCGGATGGACCGCGCCGCCCAGTTCGCCGTCGTGACCGCGCGGGAGGCGCTGGCGGCCAGCGGCCGGGACCCCGGCGAGCTCGACCCCGCCCGCACCGGCGTGTCCGTGGGCAGCGCCGTGGGCTGCACGGTGTCGCTCGAACGCGAGTACAGCGTCGTCAGCGACAGCGGCCGGCTCCCGGTCGTGGACCCCGCGTACGCCTCACCGCACCTCCCCGACTACCTCGTCCCGGCGTCCCTGGCCCGCGAGGTCGCCTGGGACGTCGGCGCGGAGGGACCCGCCTGCGTGGTGTCGACCGGCTGCACCTCCGGGCTCGACGCCGTCGCGCACGGGGTCGAGATCATCCGCGAGGGCGGCGCCGACGTCATGCTGGCGGGCGCCTCCGACGCCCCCATCTCGCCGATCACGGTGGCGTGCTTCGACGCGATCAAGGCCACCTCGCCGGACAACCACGACCCCGAGCACGCCTGCCGGCCGTTCGACGCCACGCGGTCGGGGTTCGTGCTCGGCGAGGGCGCCGCGATGCTGGTGCTGGAGGACCTGGACGCGGCCCGCGCCCGGGGCGCCCATGTGCACGCGGAGATCCGCGGCTTCGCGTCCCGGTGCAACGCCTACCACATGACCGGGCTGCGGCCGGACGGGGCCGAGATGGCGGCCGCCATCGAGGCCGCGCTGGCGGAGGCGCGGGTCCCCGCCGAGGGCGTCGACTACGTCAACGCGCACGGATCGGGCACCCGGCAGAACGACAGGCACGAGACCGCCGCGTTCAAGCGCGCGCTCGGCGGGCACGCCTACCGCGTACCGGTCAGCTCCATCAAGTCCGTCGTCGGCCACTCGCTGGGGGCGATCGGCGCCATCGAGGTGGCCGCCAGCGCCCTGGCCATCGACCACGGCCTCGTCCCGCCCACCGCGAACCTGCGCCACGCCGACCCCGAGTGCGACCTCGACTACGTACCGGTGACCGCGCGCGAACAGCGGACCGGGACGGTGCTCACGGTCGGCAGCGGCTTCGGCGGCTTCCAGAGCGCCATGGTGCTCAGCGCCCCCGGCAGGTGGCGCCGGTGA
- a CDS encoding ketosynthase chain-length factor: MNGGACEHHPVVTGLGVASPSGLGTAEHWDATLAGRVAIGPITRFDASGYPVRLAGQVPDFEPRDHLPGRLLPQTDHLTRLALIAADRAIADAGLTLSAGESLRYGVVTANSAGGFTFGENELRKLWSIGPHKVSAYQSFAWFYAVNTGQISIRNGLRGPSGVLVSGQAGGLDAIGQARRVLRKGASGVLTGGFEAALCSWGVTARLAGPHISTGDDPATAYRPFAAGATGHVIGEGGAVLVLEREGEALARGAKRCYGRVAGYAATLDPAPGTGRPSTLHRAAALALADAALEPGRIDVVFADAAGTPDLDRAEAAAITGLFGAYGVPVTAPKAMTGRLSAGGAAVDVATCLLAMRDGLIPPTADVRPDPSYRIDLVTGRPRRARIDHALVLARGQGGFNSAIVLAGPCRPGPPSQ; the protein is encoded by the coding sequence GTGAACGGCGGGGCGTGCGAGCACCACCCGGTCGTCACGGGCCTCGGCGTGGCCTCGCCGAGCGGCCTGGGCACCGCCGAGCACTGGGACGCCACGCTCGCCGGCCGCGTCGCCATCGGCCCGATCACCAGGTTCGACGCGAGCGGCTACCCGGTACGGCTGGCCGGGCAGGTCCCCGACTTCGAGCCGCGCGACCACCTGCCCGGACGGCTCCTGCCGCAGACCGACCATCTCACCCGGCTGGCCCTGATCGCGGCGGACCGCGCGATCGCCGACGCCGGGCTCACCCTCTCCGCCGGGGAGTCGCTGCGCTACGGCGTGGTCACGGCCAACTCGGCGGGCGGGTTCACCTTCGGTGAGAACGAGCTGCGCAAGCTGTGGTCGATCGGGCCGCACAAGGTCAGCGCGTACCAGTCGTTCGCCTGGTTCTACGCGGTCAACACCGGCCAGATCTCCATCAGGAACGGCCTGCGCGGCCCCAGCGGGGTGCTGGTCAGCGGCCAGGCGGGCGGCCTGGACGCGATCGGCCAGGCCCGCCGCGTCCTGCGCAAGGGCGCGAGCGGGGTCCTCACCGGCGGGTTCGAGGCCGCGCTGTGCTCGTGGGGCGTCACGGCGCGGCTGGCGGGCCCGCACATCAGCACCGGCGACGACCCCGCCACCGCCTACCGGCCGTTCGCCGCCGGGGCGACCGGCCACGTGATCGGCGAGGGCGGCGCCGTCCTCGTGCTCGAACGCGAGGGCGAGGCGCTGGCCCGCGGCGCGAAACGGTGCTACGGGCGGGTGGCCGGGTACGCGGCGACGCTGGACCCGGCGCCCGGCACCGGACGCCCGTCCACGCTCCACCGCGCCGCCGCCCTCGCCCTGGCCGACGCCGCCCTCGAACCCGGACGGATCGACGTGGTGTTCGCCGACGCCGCCGGCACCCCGGACCTCGACCGGGCCGAGGCGGCGGCCATCACCGGCCTCTTCGGGGCGTACGGCGTGCCGGTGACCGCGCCCAAGGCGATGACCGGCCGCCTCTCCGCGGGCGGCGCGGCGGTCGACGTCGCCACGTGCCTGCTGGCCATGCGGGACGGCCTCATCCCGCCCACCGCCGACGTCCGGCCGGACCCCTCGTACCGGATCGACCTCGTCACCGGACGGCCCCGGCGCGCCCGGATCGACCACGCGCTGGTCCTGGCCCGCGGGCAGGGCGGCTTCAACAGCGCGATCGTCCTCGCCGGCCCGTGCCGTCCCGGACCCCCCTCCCAGTAA
- a CDS encoding acyl carrier protein — protein MTNDGRITLAQLVSVLRECAGEDEGVDLSGDIGDRTFTDLGYDSLALLETSARMAERFRLELDDDVIGELTTPAELLRYLNDAPAKSGEE, from the coding sequence ATGACCAACGACGGCCGGATCACGCTGGCCCAGCTGGTGTCCGTACTGCGCGAATGCGCCGGCGAGGACGAGGGCGTCGACCTCAGCGGCGACATCGGCGACCGTACGTTCACCGACCTCGGCTACGACTCCCTCGCCCTGCTCGAGACCTCCGCGCGCATGGCGGAACGGTTCCGCCTGGAACTCGACGACGACGTGATCGGCGAGCTGACGACTCCGGCGGAACTGCTCAGGTACCTCAACGACGCCCCGGCGAAGTCAGGGGAGGAGTGA
- a CDS encoding methyltransferase → MAARTDNRILVNAPMELVWEHTNDVAGWPDLFTEYASAEILRRDDDSVTFRLTTHPDEQGEVWSWVSRRTPDRATRTVLAQRVETGPFAYMNIRWEYHQEAAGVMMRWIQDFAMKPGSPIPEDAMRDRLNRTTVEQMAHIKKVLETRARAGAEYGPGDLHAQRLLYLTCGPRLAAVVTTLAELGIVDLTAGGPRGVAELAESSGTHPDALYRLLRCAASVGIMAERPDGRFESTPLAEGLRADRPYSLLPLVLYSAQPFVTKSYGALTHSVRTGEPATVPALGSDIWRYFEEVPEDGAYFDRTMTDLGRWETDRHLDAVRPERFSRIADLGGGHGHFLAAALRRAPDASGVLFERPGVIAQADGVLREHGILERVTRIAGDLFTGPIPEDCDAYILKAVLHNWPDGEAGDLLAAVRKAIGDRDARLFIVEQVVAEGNRWDHAKFLDLDMLVLFGGRERRLDEWRRLLGESGFELAGSPGEGHWTVMECRPLPLGGPAAEPAAGSAAGPAAEAGEEPR, encoded by the coding sequence ATGGCCGCCCGTACCGACAACCGGATCCTGGTGAACGCGCCGATGGAGCTGGTGTGGGAGCACACCAACGACGTGGCGGGCTGGCCGGACCTGTTCACCGAGTACGCGTCCGCGGAGATCCTCCGGCGCGACGACGACTCCGTCACGTTCCGGCTGACCACCCACCCCGACGAGCAGGGCGAGGTCTGGTCATGGGTGTCACGGCGCACCCCCGACCGCGCCACCCGGACCGTGCTCGCCCAGCGCGTGGAGACCGGCCCGTTCGCGTACATGAACATCCGCTGGGAGTACCACCAGGAAGCGGCGGGCGTGATGATGCGGTGGATCCAGGACTTCGCGATGAAGCCGGGCTCCCCGATCCCCGAGGACGCCATGCGGGACCGGCTCAACCGCACCACGGTCGAGCAGATGGCGCACATCAAGAAGGTCCTGGAGACCCGTGCCCGGGCCGGCGCCGAGTACGGCCCCGGGGACCTGCACGCCCAGCGGCTGCTGTACCTGACGTGCGGGCCGCGGCTGGCCGCGGTGGTCACCACCCTGGCGGAGCTGGGCATCGTCGACCTGACCGCCGGCGGGCCGCGCGGCGTCGCCGAGCTGGCCGAGAGCAGCGGGACGCATCCGGACGCGCTGTACCGGCTGCTGCGGTGCGCCGCGTCGGTCGGCATCATGGCCGAACGGCCCGACGGGCGGTTCGAGAGCACCCCGCTGGCCGAGGGCTTGCGCGCCGACCGTCCCTACAGCCTCCTGCCCCTGGTCCTCTACAGCGCGCAGCCGTTCGTGACCAAGTCCTACGGGGCGCTGACCCACAGCGTTCGCACGGGGGAGCCCGCGACGGTGCCGGCGCTCGGTTCCGACATCTGGCGGTACTTCGAGGAGGTCCCCGAGGACGGCGCCTACTTCGACCGCACCATGACCGACCTGGGCCGATGGGAGACCGACCGGCACCTGGACGCCGTCCGGCCCGAGCGGTTCAGCCGCATCGCCGACCTCGGCGGCGGCCACGGCCACTTCCTCGCGGCGGCCCTGCGGCGCGCGCCGGACGCGTCCGGGGTCCTGTTCGAACGGCCGGGCGTCATCGCCCAGGCCGACGGGGTGCTCCGCGAGCACGGGATCCTCGAACGGGTGACGAGGATCGCCGGTGACCTCTTCACCGGCCCGATCCCGGAGGACTGCGACGCCTACATCCTGAAGGCGGTCCTGCACAACTGGCCGGACGGCGAGGCCGGGGACCTGCTCGCCGCCGTCCGGAAGGCGATCGGCGACCGGGACGCCCGGCTGTTCATCGTCGAGCAGGTCGTCGCCGAGGGGAACCGCTGGGATCACGCCAAGTTCCTCGACCTGGACATGCTCGTCCTGTTCGGCGGCAGGGAGCGGCGGCTGGACGAATGGCGGCGGCTGCTCGGCGAGAGCGGTTTCGAGCTTGCCGGTAGTCCCGGTGAGGGCCACTGGACGGTCATGGAGTGCCGTCCGCTTCCCTTGGGCGGCCCGGCGGCAGAGCCGGCGGCAGGCTCGGCGGCAGGGCCGGCGGCCGAGGCGGGGGAGGAGCCGCGATGA
- a CDS encoding acetyl-CoA carboxylase carboxyltransferase subunit alpha/beta, with translation MTAPAASPPEWVLCPACRSPQYGRRLARNLDVCPLCAAHLRVGAEGRLRQLLDPGTAVPLPGTASTPYDPLGFHDTLPYPERLSRARDASGIDEAVVSAAGEIGGHPLVVAAMDFAFLGGSLGMAAGQRLCDAAAAALERRVPLLTVTASGGARMQEGIFSLRQMARISAAFARLDDAGVLTITLVTDPTYGGVAASVATLADVIVAEPHARMGFAGPRVVRQVTRTELPPGFQSAEWLAERGLIDQVVPRRSLRPVLTSLLACARTNGRQRPASDRPTPVDDEPVDDEPLDGEALDDEPVDGESLDGGPVVRDPDLLALADPWERVQRARQMDRPTTLDYIRSLCTDFQELRGDRTGTDCPALVGGLARFRGRTVVVMGHQKGRTARELSARNFGMASPAGHRKAARLAGLAAKLRSPLITFVDTPGADPRAEAENGGQAGAIAANLRLMARLPVPIVSVITGEGGSGGALALAVSDRLLMLENAVYSVISPEGCAAILWRSEAAAPQAAAALRLDAAGLLRAGVIHGVVREARTAEGGLDRAATTRAVGEAIAAELAEVGAVPVADLAGRRLSGLLENRDDGASGPFALAAASLHKDGAP, from the coding sequence ATGACCGCCCCGGCCGCGTCCCCGCCGGAGTGGGTGCTGTGCCCGGCCTGCCGCTCCCCGCAGTACGGCAGGCGGCTCGCCCGCAACCTGGACGTCTGCCCCTTGTGCGCAGCCCACCTGCGGGTGGGCGCCGAGGGCAGGCTGCGGCAGCTCCTGGATCCGGGCACCGCCGTCCCCCTTCCGGGCACAGCGAGCACGCCGTACGACCCGCTGGGATTCCATGACACCCTGCCCTACCCGGAACGGCTGAGCAGGGCGCGCGACGCCAGCGGGATCGACGAGGCCGTCGTGAGCGCGGCGGGCGAGATCGGCGGGCATCCGCTGGTCGTGGCGGCCATGGACTTCGCGTTCCTCGGCGGCAGCCTGGGCATGGCGGCCGGGCAGCGGCTGTGCGACGCCGCCGCCGCGGCGCTGGAACGGAGGGTGCCGCTGCTCACCGTCACCGCGTCCGGGGGCGCCCGGATGCAGGAGGGGATCTTCTCCCTGCGCCAGATGGCCCGGATCTCGGCGGCGTTCGCCCGCCTGGACGACGCCGGCGTCCTCACGATCACGCTGGTGACCGACCCCACGTACGGAGGGGTCGCGGCGTCGGTGGCCACCCTGGCCGACGTGATCGTCGCCGAACCCCACGCGCGCATGGGCTTCGCCGGGCCGCGCGTCGTCCGGCAGGTCACGCGCACCGAGCTGCCCCCCGGGTTCCAGTCCGCCGAATGGCTCGCCGAGCGCGGCCTCATCGACCAGGTCGTGCCGAGGCGGTCGCTGCGCCCGGTGCTCACGTCCCTGCTCGCGTGCGCCCGGACGAACGGCCGGCAGCGTCCCGCGAGCGACCGCCCCACCCCCGTGGACGACGAGCCCGTGGACGACGAGCCCTTGGACGGCGAGGCCCTGGACGACGAGCCGGTGGACGGCGAGTCGTTGGACGGCGGCCCGGTGGTGCGCGATCCGGACCTGCTCGCCCTTGCCGATCCCTGGGAACGGGTCCAACGCGCGCGCCAGATGGACCGGCCCACCACCCTGGACTACATCCGGTCCCTGTGCACCGACTTCCAGGAGCTTCGCGGCGACCGTACCGGGACGGACTGCCCGGCCCTGGTCGGCGGCCTGGCGCGTTTCCGGGGCCGGACGGTCGTGGTCATGGGCCACCAGAAGGGGCGGACGGCGCGGGAGCTGTCCGCGCGCAACTTCGGGATGGCCTCGCCGGCGGGCCACCGTAAGGCGGCCCGGCTGGCCGGTCTGGCCGCCAAACTGCGCAGCCCCCTGATCACGTTCGTGGACACGCCCGGCGCGGATCCGAGGGCCGAGGCAGAGAACGGCGGCCAGGCGGGGGCCATCGCCGCGAACCTGCGCCTGATGGCGCGGCTCCCGGTGCCGATCGTCAGCGTCATCACCGGCGAGGGCGGGAGCGGCGGCGCGCTCGCCCTCGCCGTGTCGGACCGGCTGCTGATGCTGGAGAACGCGGTGTATTCGGTCATCAGCCCGGAGGGGTGCGCGGCGATCCTGTGGCGTAGCGAGGCCGCCGCGCCGCAGGCCGCCGCCGCGCTCCGGCTCGACGCGGCCGGACTGCTCCGGGCCGGGGTGATCCACGGCGTGGTACGGGAGGCCCGCACCGCCGAGGGCGGCCTGGACCGGGCCGCCACGACGCGGGCGGTGGGGGAGGCGATCGCGGCCGAACTGGCCGAGGTCGGCGCCGTCCCCGTCGCCGACCTGGCCGGTAGACGGCTGTCCGGCCTCCTGGAGAACCGGGACGACGGCGCGTCCGGGCCCTTCGCGCTCGCCGCGGCGTCCCTGCACAAGGACGGCGCCCCATGA
- a CDS encoding acetyl-CoA carboxylase biotin carboxyl carrier protein subunit, with amino-acid sequence MNADNANGGNANGGGAGAGRPRTDLEDVLEGVCRSALALIASVPGPPLRRVVLQVDQMYLEVEWPEPGRAPAEAGAPAPAPVPATAPSTATAPSTARATATVSPAAGDTVDAAGHEVRAPAVGTFYRRPEPSAEPFAEVGDRVEAGCQVAIVEAMKLMIPVEAPVAGTVVAVHAEDGAPVEFDQPLLSIRPSP; translated from the coding sequence GTGAACGCAGACAACGCCAACGGCGGCAACGCGAACGGCGGCGGTGCGGGCGCCGGACGTCCACGGACCGACCTCGAGGACGTCCTGGAGGGCGTGTGCCGCAGCGCGCTGGCACTGATCGCGTCCGTGCCGGGTCCACCGCTCCGCCGTGTCGTGCTCCAGGTCGACCAGATGTACCTGGAGGTCGAATGGCCCGAGCCCGGCCGCGCACCGGCCGAGGCCGGGGCCCCGGCCCCGGCTCCCGTACCGGCCACCGCGCCGTCCACGGCCACCGCGCCGTCCACCGCGCGGGCCACGGCCACCGTGTCCCCGGCCGCAGGGGACACGGTGGACGCGGCCGGCCACGAGGTCAGGGCCCCCGCCGTCGGGACGTTCTACCGGCGCCCGGAACCGTCGGCCGAGCCCTTCGCCGAGGTCGGAGACCGGGTGGAGGCGGGCTGCCAGGTGGCGATCGTCGAGGCGATGAAGCTGATGATCCCGGTCGAGGCGCCGGTGGCGGGCACCGTGGTCGCGGTCCACGCCGAGGACGGCGCGCCGGTGGAGTTCGACCAGCCGCTCCTGTCCATCCGTCCCTCCCCGTGA
- a CDS encoding acetyl-CoA carboxylase biotin carboxylase subunit: MVTRVLVANRGEIALRVIRACRELGLGTVAVHSAADDGAAHVVAADRAVRIGPAPAALSYLSIPAILEAARITGADAVHPGYGLLSEDPDFAEACQGAGLTFVGPSPEALRVLGDKINARRIAATAGLPVLPGSPEPVASAEQVRAHAARTGYPLILKAAAGGGGRGMEIVRAPGDLAAALGRVRSAAATLFGDDRVFVERCVRRARHVEIQVLGDRHGTVVHLGSRDCSLQRRNQKIVEEAPAPALPADLLDRIAADAVRCASGIGYHGAGTLEFLVEPDGAYWFIEANCRIQVEHPVTEMVTGVDLVHRQLRVAMGEPLAARDGGGPEPPPGLPASGTVTRGCAIECRINAEDPAQGFRPAPGRLTEVVLPAGPFVRVDTHLAAGSAVPSEYDPLLAKVVVWAPDRAGALARMDRALAECRIGGPGIRTNRDFLRGLLRHPRFRDASHDTALLAGLTAGDVAALTASTVPAGPGDPS; encoded by the coding sequence ATGGTGACCAGAGTCCTCGTCGCCAACCGCGGCGAGATCGCCCTGCGCGTGATCCGCGCCTGCCGGGAACTCGGCCTCGGCACGGTGGCCGTCCATTCGGCCGCCGACGACGGCGCCGCCCACGTGGTGGCCGCCGACCGGGCCGTGCGGATCGGCCCCGCTCCCGCCGCGCTCAGCTACCTCAGCATTCCCGCGATCCTGGAGGCGGCGCGGATCACCGGAGCGGACGCGGTGCACCCCGGCTACGGCCTGCTCTCGGAGGATCCCGACTTCGCCGAGGCATGCCAGGGCGCCGGGCTCACCTTCGTCGGCCCCTCTCCCGAGGCGCTGCGCGTGCTGGGCGACAAGATCAACGCGCGCCGGATCGCCGCCACGGCCGGGCTCCCGGTGCTGCCCGGCTCACCGGAGCCGGTCGCCTCGGCCGAGCAGGTCCGGGCGCACGCCGCGCGGACCGGCTACCCGCTGATCCTCAAGGCCGCGGCGGGCGGGGGCGGCCGGGGCATGGAGATCGTGCGCGCGCCCGGCGACCTCGCGGCCGCCCTCGGCCGGGTGCGCTCGGCCGCCGCCACGCTCTTCGGCGACGACCGGGTGTTCGTCGAACGGTGCGTCCGGCGCGCCCGGCACGTCGAGATCCAGGTCCTCGGCGACCGGCACGGAACCGTCGTCCACCTGGGGAGCCGGGACTGCTCGCTCCAGCGGCGCAACCAGAAGATCGTGGAGGAGGCCCCGGCCCCCGCCCTCCCCGCGGACCTGCTCGACCGCATCGCCGCGGACGCGGTGCGCTGCGCGTCCGGGATCGGCTACCACGGCGCCGGGACGCTGGAGTTCCTCGTCGAGCCGGACGGCGCGTACTGGTTCATCGAGGCCAACTGCCGGATCCAGGTCGAGCACCCGGTCACCGAGATGGTCACCGGCGTCGACCTCGTCCACCGGCAGCTGCGCGTCGCCATGGGCGAACCGCTCGCCGCCCGCGACGGCGGCGGCCCGGAGCCGCCCCCCGGGCTCCCCGCGTCCGGGACCGTGACGCGGGGATGCGCGATCGAGTGCCGGATCAACGCCGAGGACCCCGCCCAGGGGTTCCGGCCGGCTCCCGGGCGGCTGACCGAGGTCGTCCTCCCCGCCGGCCCGTTCGTCCGGGTCGACACCCACCTGGCCGCGGGATCGGCCGTCCCCAGCGAGTACGACCCGCTGCTGGCCAAGGTCGTCGTCTGGGCGCCCGACCGCGCCGGCGCGCTGGCGCGGATGGACCGGGCCCTGGCCGAGTGCCGGATCGGCGGACCGGGGATCCGTACCAACCGCGACTTCCTGCGGGGCCTGCTGCGCCATCCGCGCTTCCGCGACGCCTCGCACGACACCGCGCTGCTCGCCGGGCTGACCGCCGGCGACGTGGCCGCCCTCACCGCCTCCACCGTCCCTGCCGGCCCGGGAGACCCCTCATGA